DNA sequence from the Candidatus Peregrinibacteria bacterium genome:
CAGGAAATGGCAGAAATGCCGTTTGAAATTAAAAAAGGAAAAGATGGCGGGGCTCGTATTCTCTTTGACGGAGATGAAAAACAACCCGCAGAAATCTCCGCAATGGTTCTCCAAAAACTCAAAGCAGATGCCGAATCATTTCTGGGTGAACCCGTTACAAAAGCGGTTATCACCGTTCCTGCATATTTTAATGATTCTCAAAGACAAGCAACAAAAGACGCAGGAAAAATTGCAGGACTTGACGTGGAGCGCATTATCAACGAACCAACAGCTGCGGCACTTGCGTATGGACTCGATAAAAAGGGAAAAAATGAAAAAATTGCGGTGTACGATCTCGGAGGAGGAACTTTTGATATTTCGGTGCTCGAAATTGGAGATGGAGTGTTTGAAGTGATATCAACAAATGGTGATACACACCTTGGGGGAGATGATTTTGATCAAAAAATTATTAATTACCTCCTCGAAGAATTTAAAAAAGATCAGGGAATTGATCTTTCGAAAGACCAAATGGCGCTTCAGAGGCTTAAAGAAGCAGCTGAAAAAGCAAAAATTGAACTTTCTTCGAATACCGAAACAGAAATCAATCTCCCCTTTATTACCGCAGATGCAAGTGGTCCAAAGCATTTTGTAATAAAGCTTTCGAGAGCAAAACTCGAACAGCTCGTTGAAGAGCTTATTACAAGATCGATTGATCCGTGCAAAAAAGCTCTGAAAGACGCCAAAATGGAGGCAAAAGATATTGATGAAGTAATCCTTGTGGGAGGAATGACGCGAATGCCAGCCGTTCAGGAAACAGTGAAAAAGTTATTTGGAAAAGAGCCGCACAAAGGGGTAAATCCAGATGAAGTGGTGGCGATTGGAGCGGCAATTCAGGGAGGAGTTTTGCGCGGTGATGTGAAAGATATCGTCCTTCTCGATGTCACTCCCCTTTCCCTCGGTATTGAAACTTTGGGAGGAGTTGCAACAAAACTTATTGAACGAAACACCACAATTCCGAGCTCCAAGTCACAAATCTTCTCCACTGCCGCGGATAACCAGGGAAGTGTGGAAGTTCATGTCGTGCAAGGCGAACGTGAAATGGCGGCAGATAACAAATCTCTTGGACGATTTATTTTGGATGGAATTCCGCCAGCTCCACGCGGCGTTCCGCAAGTGGAAGTGACATTTGATATCGACGCAAATGGAATTTTGAATGTCACTGCGCACGATAAAGGAACGAATAAGAAACAGCACATTACGATTCAGGGATCATCGGGTTTATCTGAAACAGAAGTTGAAAAGATGAGAAAAGATGCAGAAGTGCACGCCGAGGAAGATAAGAAGAAGAAAGAAGTGATCGAGTCCCGAAATCATCTCGACGCATCGATTTTCCAAGGAGAAAAA
Encoded proteins:
- the dnaK gene encoding molecular chaperone DnaK, whose amino-acid sequence is MSKIIGIDLGTTNSCVAVMEGGEPTVIPNSEGARTTPSVVAKKDNERLVGIPAKRQAVTNPKNTIFSAKRFIGRKYEEVKQEMAEMPFEIKKGKDGGARILFDGDEKQPAEISAMVLQKLKADAESFLGEPVTKAVITVPAYFNDSQRQATKDAGKIAGLDVERIINEPTAAALAYGLDKKGKNEKIAVYDLGGGTFDISVLEIGDGVFEVISTNGDTHLGGDDFDQKIINYLLEEFKKDQGIDLSKDQMALQRLKEAAEKAKIELSSNTETEINLPFITADASGPKHFVIKLSRAKLEQLVEELITRSIDPCKKALKDAKMEAKDIDEVILVGGMTRMPAVQETVKKLFGKEPHKGVNPDEVVAIGAAIQGGVLRGDVKDIVLLDVTPLSLGIETLGGVATKLIERNTTIPSSKSQIFSTAADNQGSVEVHVVQGEREMAADNKSLGRFILDGIPPAPRGVPQVEVTFDIDANGILNVTAHDKGTNKKQHITIQGSSGLSETEVEKMRKDAEVHAEEDKKKKEVIESRNHLDASIFQGEKMLKDDKEKISKENIETIEKEIASAKKVLENKDASGEEFKKAHDTLMEVLQKAGAELYERAAKEAEAEEKAKKEGASGDEKKEEKIEDAEVVEEEEKDEEKK